The stretch of DNA TTTGCTACCCTAGTGCTGCTCATTGGACAGTAAAAAAATTTGATTATCGTCTTGATAATGAAAAGTAGCAGCTAGGAGTAATTAAGCTTCTTCGTACCTTGCAGCCGCTCCAAGCCCATAAGGTATAGTATACATTAACGTGATAGTCGTCAGGCTGATGAAGAGCACGCGAATAAATAGTGCAaataattttagaaaaatacaaTGTATTGCAAGTGCGTGTTAATATGCATATGTGAAAAATACTTACCAGATTGAAAGAACTGAAGTTTGTAGCTCTGGATTTGGTAAAATTCCTGAGAGAAGAATGAGGATCTCAAAGGACCACCATTCAAAACTGTAAAGATTTTGAAAGAAAATTCATTATTAGCCCAATATCAGAATTATCACATAAAAAGAGAAACATGTTTGAGGAAATTACCACAGCATCAGTGCAGATGGCAGAGCTAGGCGCAGAAACACACCAACTCCTTTGAAGGCCTCAATTGTAGGAGGCGAGCGGGTCTCCTTACAAGAATTCGAGTATTTGATGTAAGCAGCAAGCATAATTACGTTTAACCAATATGATAAGCTTATCGCCAAAGAAGCTCCAATATACCCCAAACTGGTTTTGAACACCAATAACCAGCAGATAGGAATGTGCAGGAGCAGTGTTGCAATGGAGGACCAAAGCATAGGAATTATCAGACTCTGAGACTGCAGAAATTTTGTGAGAGGCTGGCTGATTGCATATGCAAAGAGTCCTGGAATCAACCAGACTATATATCTTCCGGCTTCCTTTGAGATCATGGGGTCTTGACCTATGAGGATGAGGAGTTTGGCTATGAAAACCCACAGAAGTGATATTGGAATGCTCACAACTATGAGTGTGACTATAGCTCTATAGGTGTGCATTCCCAATTTGTCGTACTGTTTTGCGCCATAGGCTTGGCCGCATAGAGTTTCCAATCCACTCGCCATTCCAATCTGTTTCAGAAGTACACAAGTTGATCAGTTAATGGAAGAAAAATATGTGAATCATTTCATCAAACCAGAAGATCGCCGTACAAGGGAAAAATGATGCTAAGTAGATGTTCTGATATAGTACATGCTTAAGCCAAGAGTGCTGGATAAGGGCACGCTTATGCTTGAAAGTTGAATGGAGCATAAGTAGTTTTATGTACCACCATTCTGCAAAAATCTATCCTAGTTGACGAAATAATGAAGAATGACTAATCGCCATCCATGCAAAGAGCTTCAACAGCAGTGTGTGCTATTTAACAGATTCAGTGAGGTAAAGTTGTAACTACTTCACCATACAGATGCATTTTTTTCATTAAAGAAGCTAAGCATGCTTCTGAAATTTTGAGTGCCAGTTTCTAAACACGATGCCAGATGTTGCAGAATCACTGTATAATTTCAAGGTTCCATACCATAGCTAGCTGAAGAGATAATCTACGATCTCCGATTCTCAATCCAATATTTTTCTAATTCCTTCCCCCTTTTTTTGTTCTTATAGATTTTGTACCTATAGTATTTATGAACTCACGTCACGTgacaagaaaaaaaaacagtgAAACGCTTGTCAAGCGAACAGGATTGCGCAACGAATTTAAAAACGGAGGAGATGAGAAGGCACGGAGTGCTTAATGTGAAACGTACGAGGAGGCTGAAACCGGAGACGCTGGCGAGGGAGGTGGCGATGGCGGAGGCAGAGAGCGGGAGGACGCCGGGGAGGTGGCCGACCATCATGTTGGACGCCACCTGCACCGCGTACTGCGACACGCTCACGGCCGCCATCGGCAGGGCCACGTACCCGACCTTGCCGGCCTCCCGCGCCAGCTCCCTCCACCAcctcacgccgccgccgccgcacttcTCCTCCCGTCCGTCGCCGTCCCGCGACGTGTACCGCGGCAGCAGAAGCGGCGCTCTGTCCTCCATGGCGGCCGCCGTTCTCGACTCGTCGCGTTTCTCTGTCTCCGCCTCTTCACCTCTTTTTAGTCGTGTTCGTCTGGATGCTGGCCGTGGCGGGGGGTTCTTAATGGAGACGGACTGCGCGCTGTCAGCGCCGGGTGAACACGGGATTCTATACAGGAAAACAAATATTTTTTGTATTTTATCCGGCATGAAATAAAGTTTATTGCGGACCTACCTTGTTCTAGAATTAGATTATTTATAAAGGAGATAATTAACTCCGAGGAATTTTATTTCTAAGCATGtactttctttttcacaaaacGTAATCAAGCTAAGCTTTGATCTTTTTCAAGAAAGTTTTGTTTTTTTATTTCTAAAAAATTGGACTTCATATTCCTTTAAAGAAATAATGGCTGACAAATACCAAAAAGATATCAttattaatttttataataaatctagaaaaatatGACCGCGCGTGTCAAGTTGGGCATTTGAAACCTATATGCAAATTTTACAACAAAAAGGTTAAATATGCTCTTTTATAACCAAAGAGACGGTTTTACGCGTGCGCTCTCTCTCCTTATTTATTCTTTGTCATGTGATCAGCTAAAGTGCTTGCATATATCATGCATGTGACACATTTCAATCGTCATTGTACATGCCCTTAGGCCATAAGTCCTAATATTTATAGACAGATTTTGAAACTTAAAAGATCTTATATTTGTGTAAGGAGATATAATATTTGTGGGAATTTTGTGAATGGAGATATTCTTATATTTCTGAGCGGAGAGAGTACTTAGTAGTTACTTTGTAGTTGTACTACGTATGTTTGAGGATATGCGCTTGTATCTATACTCCGTGAATACTTTTGAGGAATGAATTGATAACATGCCACCCTGTCTTATTGATCAAACAAAACAAAGCAATTCAACTAGCCTGAGCTACAAGTCCACTATACTTGTAATATTACTTTAGTTTATGCTTGAAACACGAGAATTCCTGAAGAAAAGCCTGGGACAGAAAACCATGTttgcacatgcatgcataatttTGCGCCTTTAGGATCCGGGAAAAAAAAGCGGGGCAAAATAGCAGGGACGGGCAGGAACGCTGCCGTGGCGTTTTGTTTGGCTTCTGCGCCTCGCTGGTTGGAATTATTCCTTCGTTTATTCCAGGACAAAGTTGCCCGTTCGTTCGCACGTCACTCGCCTGTCGATCCGAGTGCAGACGACGGGTTTGCTCTGCGGGGAAGGAAACAGGCGGcgccggca from Panicum hallii strain FIL2 chromosome 3, PHallii_v3.1, whole genome shotgun sequence encodes:
- the LOC112886351 gene encoding protein DETOXIFICATION 14-like isoform X2; its protein translation is MIGMASGLETLCGQAYGAKQYDKLGMHTYRAIVTLIVVSIPISLLWVFIAKLLILIGQDPMISKEAGRYIVWLIPGLFAYAISQPLTKFLQSQSLIIPMLWSSIATLLLHIPICWLLVFKTSLGYIGASLAISLSYWLNVIMLAAYIKYSNSCKETRSPPTIEAFKGVGVFLRLALPSALMLCFEWWSFEILILLSGILPNPELQTSVLSICLTTITLMYTIPYGLGAAASTRVANELGGGNPEGARSAVRVVMYIAVMEAAIITVILLASQHILGYAYSSDKEVVAYVNAMVPFVCISVAADSLQGVLSGIARGCGWQHLGAYVNLGSFYLVGIPTAVLLGFVLKMEGKGLWIGISCGSIVQFLLLAIIAFFSNWQKMSDKARERVFSDEPSDKKRTRSYTGESALEGLNSMYRGFAER
- the LOC112886351 gene encoding protein DETOXIFICATION 14-like isoform X1, which produces MEDRAPLLLPRYTSRDGDGREEKCGGGGVRWWRELAREAGKVGYVALPMAAVSVSQYAVQVASNMMVGHLPGVLPLSASAIATSLASVSGFSLLIGMASGLETLCGQAYGAKQYDKLGMHTYRAIVTLIVVSIPISLLWVFIAKLLILIGQDPMISKEAGRYIVWLIPGLFAYAISQPLTKFLQSQSLIIPMLWSSIATLLLHIPICWLLVFKTSLGYIGASLAISLSYWLNVIMLAAYIKYSNSCKETRSPPTIEAFKGVGVFLRLALPSALMLCFEWWSFEILILLSGILPNPELQTSVLSICLTTITLMYTIPYGLGAAASTRVANELGGGNPEGARSAVRVVMYIAVMEAAIITVILLASQHILGYAYSSDKEVVAYVNAMVPFVCISVAADSLQGVLSGIARGCGWQHLGAYVNLGSFYLVGIPTAVLLGFVLKMEGKGLWIGISCGSIVQFLLLAIIAFFSNWQKMSDKARERVFSDEPSDKKRTRSYTGESALEGLNSMYRGFAER